One window of the Pseudomonas sp. S04 genome contains the following:
- the gbcA gene encoding glycine-betaine demethylase subunit GbcA, translated as MDVTAKISLGDPLEPARKATAQMLQERERTFSLPQPFYSDERLFDIDMQEIFQKEWLIAGMTCEIPTKGNYLTLQIGKNPIIVIRGAEGVVHAFHNVCRHRGSRLCTSDKGKVAKLVCHYHQWTYELDGRLLFAGTEMGDDFDMKQYGLKPVNVKAAGGYIFISLAENPPAIDDFLSTLNHYMEPYDMENTKVAIQTTLFEKANWKLVLENNRECYHCNASHPELLKTLLEWDDVTDPRADQAFKDHVAASAAAWDAEKIPYAHASFGLRNRIVRMPLLKGTVSMTLDGKQGCKKLMGRIQNPDLGSMRILHLPHSWNHCMGDHIIVFTVWPISAQETMVTTKWLVHKDAVEGVDYDVDRMRQVWDATNDQDRRLAEENQRGINSTAYQPGPYSKTYEFGVVNFVDWYSERLLNNLGAEPAPYLKGVPVQG; from the coding sequence ATGGACGTCACCGCAAAAATCAGCCTGGGCGATCCTCTGGAACCCGCACGCAAGGCCACCGCCCAGATGCTGCAGGAACGTGAGCGCACGTTCTCGTTGCCGCAGCCGTTCTACTCCGATGAGCGGCTGTTCGATATCGACATGCAGGAAATCTTTCAGAAAGAATGGTTGATCGCTGGCATGACCTGCGAAATCCCGACCAAGGGCAACTACCTGACCCTGCAGATCGGCAAGAACCCGATCATCGTGATTCGCGGTGCCGAGGGGGTGGTGCATGCCTTCCACAACGTCTGCCGCCACCGTGGCTCGCGCCTGTGCACCAGCGATAAAGGCAAGGTCGCCAAGCTGGTCTGCCACTACCACCAGTGGACCTACGAGCTCGACGGGCGCCTGCTGTTTGCCGGCACCGAGATGGGTGACGACTTCGACATGAAGCAGTACGGCCTCAAGCCGGTGAACGTGAAGGCAGCAGGCGGCTACATCTTCATCAGCCTGGCGGAAAATCCGCCGGCCATCGATGACTTCCTGTCGACGCTGAATCACTACATGGAACCGTACGACATGGAAAACACCAAGGTGGCGATCCAGACCACCTTGTTCGAAAAAGCCAACTGGAAGCTGGTGCTGGAGAACAACCGCGAGTGTTACCACTGCAACGCCTCGCACCCTGAACTGCTGAAAACCCTGCTCGAATGGGACGACGTCACCGACCCCCGTGCCGACCAGGCGTTCAAGGACCACGTGGCCGCTTCTGCCGCCGCCTGGGACGCCGAGAAGATTCCGTATGCCCACGCCAGCTTCGGCCTGCGTAACCGCATCGTGCGCATGCCGCTGCTCAAGGGCACCGTGTCGATGACCCTGGACGGCAAGCAAGGCTGCAAAAAACTCATGGGCCGCATCCAGAACCCGGACCTGGGCTCGATGCGCATCCTGCACCTGCCGCACTCCTGGAACCACTGCATGGGCGACCACATCATCGTGTTCACCGTGTGGCCGATCAGCGCCCAGGAAACCATGGTCACCACCAAGTGGCTGGTGCACAAGGACGCCGTCGAAGGCGTCGACTACGACGTCGACCGCATGCGCCAGGTGTGGGACGCCACCAACGACCAGGACCGGCGCCTGGCCGAAGAGAACCAGCGTGGCATCAACTCCACCGCGTACCAGCCTGGGCCGTACTCCAAGACTTACGAGTTCGGCGTGGTGAACTTCGTGGACTGGTACAGCGAGCGCCTACTGAACAATCTTGGGGCCGAGCCTGCGCCGTACCTCAAAGGAGTTCCGGTCCAAGGCTAA